In one window of Tellurirhabdus rosea DNA:
- the tsf gene encoding translation elongation factor Ts, with the protein MAITAQDVNRLRQETGAGMMDCKKALTEANGDFEAAKDILRKQGQKIASKRADNTTSEGIVLTQVSEDGTTGRVVALACETEPVSKVADFQNLAQAVLTAAVSTNAASKEDLLAVAQADGRSLQDHITDLMGKIGEKIDVISYETVTADKVVAYNHSNGKLGVLVGLTSTNGTDVTEVGKDIAMQIAAMKPIALDKDGVDASIVEREIEIGKEQARAEGKPEAMLEKIAMGKLQKFYKESTLLNQEFVKDSSLTIAQLLEKTSKGLKVSSFKRVAIGG; encoded by the coding sequence ATGGCAATCACTGCACAAGACGTTAACAGACTCCGCCAGGAAACCGGCGCCGGCATGATGGACTGTAAAAAAGCCCTGACCGAAGCCAATGGTGATTTTGAAGCAGCCAAAGATATTCTGCGCAAGCAGGGTCAGAAAATCGCCAGCAAACGCGCTGACAATACCACGTCGGAAGGAATCGTGCTGACCCAGGTGAGCGAAGACGGCACCACGGGCCGCGTCGTTGCCCTGGCCTGCGAAACCGAGCCGGTTTCAAAAGTAGCCGACTTCCAGAACCTCGCCCAGGCGGTTCTGACGGCGGCCGTTTCGACCAACGCCGCTTCGAAAGAAGACCTGCTGGCCGTAGCCCAGGCCGATGGCCGCTCCCTGCAGGATCACATCACCGACCTGATGGGTAAAATCGGCGAGAAAATTGACGTGATCTCCTACGAAACCGTAACGGCGGACAAAGTCGTGGCCTACAACCACTCCAACGGCAAACTGGGCGTACTGGTCGGCCTGACGAGCACCAACGGCACCGACGTGACCGAGGTGGGTAAGGACATCGCCATGCAGATCGCTGCCATGAAGCCGATCGCTCTGGACAAGGACGGCGTTGACGCTTCCATCGTTGAGCGCGAAATCGAAATCGGTAAAGAGCAGGCCCGCGCCGAAGGCAAGCCGGAAGCCATGCTGGAAAAAATTGCCATGGGCAAACTGCAGAAGTTCTACAAAGAAAGTACGCTGCTGAACCAGGAATTCGTAAAAGATTCGTCGCTGACGATCGCCCAGCTGCTGGAGAAAACCAGCAAGGGCCTGAAGGTGTCTTCCTTCAAGCGCGTAGCCATCGGCGGCTAA